One window of Rubrivirga sp. SAORIC476 genomic DNA carries:
- a CDS encoding DinB family protein, with amino-acid sequence MSLDRLFLDESQAFLRGEWLPKIEAALDVLGDDGLWWRPNDRSNSAGTLCVHLAGNVRQWIVAGVGDAPDVRDRPAEFATTGGRSRAAVVADLRAAVDEACAVLDTLTEADLLATHSIQGGTPTGLHAVYHAVEHFAMHAGQIVWIAKARGDADLAFYDDADGPLPKRRWIATPGGPLAP; translated from the coding sequence ATGTCCCTCGACCGCCTCTTCCTCGACGAGTCCCAGGCCTTCTTGCGCGGCGAGTGGCTGCCCAAGATCGAGGCGGCCCTCGACGTGCTCGGCGACGACGGCCTGTGGTGGCGCCCCAATGACCGCTCCAACAGCGCCGGGACGCTGTGCGTCCACCTCGCGGGCAACGTGCGCCAGTGGATCGTCGCCGGGGTGGGGGATGCGCCCGACGTCCGGGACCGGCCCGCCGAGTTCGCGACCACCGGCGGCCGGTCGCGCGCTGCCGTGGTCGCCGACCTCCGGGCTGCGGTCGACGAGGCCTGCGCGGTGCTCGACACCCTCACCGAGGCGGACCTGCTCGCCACGCACTCGATCCAGGGCGGCACGCCGACGGGCCTCCACGCGGTCTACCACGCCGTCGAGCACTTCGCGATGCACGCGGGCCAGATCGTCTGGATCGCCAAGGCCCGCGGCGACGCCGACCTCGCGTTCTACGACGACGCCGATGGTCCGCTGCCGAAGCGCCGCTGGATCGCCACGCCCGGCGGGCCGCTCGCGCCCTAG
- a CDS encoding class I SAM-dependent methyltransferase: MWYDLFSLVYDRALEDLYAPFRPAAVEALHLTEGARVLDLPCGTGQSFDLLVPAVGPSGTVIGVDASRGMQRRAQRRVDRAGWDTVSLVHADAAEAGPARLGVEGVDGVLCALGLTALPDWEAAFERLFEMLRPGGRFVLFDVHAAERTKETRSVELVARADLSREVWRPLEARCADFSREVLPADPAQFGGDLYVASGTKAG, from the coding sequence ATGTGGTACGACCTCTTCTCGCTGGTCTACGACCGCGCCCTCGAAGACCTCTACGCGCCGTTCCGGCCTGCCGCCGTCGAGGCGCTCCACCTGACCGAGGGCGCCCGCGTCTTGGACCTGCCGTGCGGGACCGGCCAGAGCTTCGACCTCCTCGTCCCGGCGGTCGGCCCGTCGGGCACTGTGATCGGCGTCGATGCGTCGCGCGGCATGCAGCGGCGCGCGCAGCGGCGTGTCGACCGTGCCGGGTGGGACACGGTCTCGCTGGTCCATGCGGACGCAGCGGAGGCCGGCCCCGCACGCCTCGGCGTGGAGGGGGTGGACGGCGTCCTGTGCGCCCTCGGTCTGACGGCGCTGCCCGACTGGGAGGCCGCCTTCGAGCGGCTGTTCGAGATGCTCCGCCCGGGTGGGCGGTTCGTGCTGTTCGATGTCCACGCCGCCGAGCGGACCAAGGAGACGCGCTCGGTCGAGCTGGTGGCGCGGGCCGACCTGTCGCGGGAGGTGTGGCGCCCGCTGGAGGCCCGGTGCGCCGACTTCTCCCGCGAGGTCCTGCCCGCCGACCCGGCGCAGTTCGGCGGAGACCTCTACGTCGCGTCCGGGACGAAGGCCGGGTAG
- the acs gene encoding acetate--CoA ligase codes for MSDAPDLYPASEAFRARAHYASPADYDAMYRRSVEDNEGFWREQAERLDWFTPFETVKDVSFDPDDVHIRWYSGGTLNACHNALDRHVAAGKGDRTVFIAEPDDPATQEARHITYADALADVQRMASVLKDLGVTKGDRVMIYMPMIPEAAYAMLACARIGAIFSVVFGGFSPEAIAGRIRDADAEVVITADQGRRGGKTIALKANVDDALVKLTGDGPAVRHVLVVRNTGGNVQWHEGRDVWLHEASASASADCPCEPMDAEDPLFILYTSGSTGTPKGVVHTTAGYCVYTSLTHEVVFDLHDDDVYWCSADVGWITGHSYMVFGPLFNGATQVFFEGIPTYPDAGRLWEVVAKHGVTILYTAPTAIRALMARGDAFVTAHDRSSLRVLGTVGEPINPEAWRWYHEVVGEGRCPIVDTWWQTETGGIMISPLPGATPQKPGSATKPFFGIQPEVLDADGNVLEGEAEGILVITDSWPSQARTVYRNHERFVNTYFTAYPGTYFTGDGCRRDADGYYWITGRVDDVINVSGHRMGTAEVESALVLHEAVAEAAVVGIPHDIKGQTIYAYVTLGADHAPSEDLRAQLRQHVRTVIGPIATPEFLQFAVAGLPKTRSGKIMRRILRKVATGEHDSIGDTSTLAEPEVVEKLITGRRGRPEDDGAYE; via the coding sequence ATGTCTGACGCTCCCGACCTCTACCCCGCCTCTGAGGCCTTCCGCGCCCGCGCTCACTACGCCTCCCCCGCCGACTACGACGCGATGTACCGCCGATCGGTCGAGGACAACGAGGGCTTCTGGCGCGAGCAGGCCGAGCGACTGGACTGGTTCACGCCCTTCGAGACCGTCAAGGACGTGAGCTTCGACCCGGACGACGTGCACATCCGCTGGTACAGCGGCGGGACGCTCAACGCGTGCCACAACGCGCTCGACCGCCACGTCGCCGCCGGGAAGGGCGACCGGACCGTGTTCATCGCGGAACCCGATGACCCGGCGACCCAGGAGGCCCGCCACATCACCTACGCCGATGCGCTCGCCGACGTGCAGCGCATGGCGAGCGTGCTCAAGGACCTGGGCGTGACGAAGGGCGACCGGGTGATGATCTACATGCCGATGATCCCCGAGGCGGCCTACGCCATGCTGGCGTGCGCCCGCATCGGCGCCATCTTCTCGGTCGTCTTCGGCGGCTTCAGCCCTGAGGCCATCGCGGGACGCATCCGCGACGCGGACGCCGAGGTGGTGATCACGGCGGACCAGGGACGCCGCGGCGGCAAGACGATCGCGCTCAAGGCCAACGTAGACGACGCACTCGTCAAGCTAACGGGCGACGGGCCCGCCGTCCGTCATGTGCTGGTCGTCCGCAACACCGGCGGCAACGTGCAGTGGCACGAGGGCCGCGACGTGTGGCTCCACGAGGCCAGCGCCTCCGCCTCGGCGGACTGCCCGTGCGAGCCGATGGACGCCGAGGACCCGCTGTTCATCCTCTACACGTCCGGCTCGACGGGCACCCCGAAGGGCGTCGTCCACACGACGGCGGGGTACTGCGTCTACACGAGCCTGACGCACGAGGTCGTGTTCGACCTCCACGACGACGACGTGTACTGGTGCTCGGCCGACGTAGGCTGGATCACGGGCCACAGCTACATGGTGTTCGGGCCGCTCTTCAACGGCGCCACGCAGGTGTTCTTCGAGGGCATCCCGACGTACCCGGATGCCGGGCGCCTGTGGGAGGTGGTTGCGAAGCACGGCGTCACGATCCTCTACACCGCGCCGACGGCCATCCGCGCGCTCATGGCCAGGGGCGACGCCTTCGTGACGGCGCACGACCGCTCCAGCCTGCGCGTGCTCGGCACGGTCGGCGAGCCGATCAACCCGGAGGCGTGGCGCTGGTACCACGAGGTGGTGGGCGAGGGCCGCTGCCCCATCGTCGACACGTGGTGGCAGACGGAGACGGGCGGCATCATGATCTCGCCGCTGCCGGGGGCGACGCCCCAGAAGCCGGGCTCGGCCACGAAGCCGTTCTTCGGCATCCAGCCGGAGGTCCTCGACGCGGACGGGAACGTCCTGGAGGGCGAGGCCGAGGGCATCCTCGTCATCACCGACAGCTGGCCCAGCCAGGCGCGGACGGTCTACCGCAACCACGAGCGGTTCGTGAACACCTACTTCACGGCCTACCCCGGCACCTACTTCACCGGCGACGGCTGCCGCCGCGACGCCGACGGCTACTACTGGATCACGGGCCGCGTGGACGACGTGATCAACGTGTCGGGGCACCGCATGGGCACGGCAGAGGTCGAGAGCGCGCTCGTGCTGCACGAGGCGGTCGCCGAGGCGGCGGTGGTGGGCATCCCACACGACATCAAGGGGCAGACGATCTACGCCTACGTCACGCTGGGCGCCGACCATGCGCCGAGCGAGGACCTCCGGGCGCAGTTGCGCCAGCACGTCCGCACGGTAATTGGGCCCATCGCGACGCCGGAGTTCCTGCAGTTCGCGGTGGCAGGCCTGCCGAAGACGCGCTCGGGCAAAATCATGCGCCGCATCCTGCGCAAGGTGGCGACGGGCGAGCACGACAGCATCGGCGACACGTCGACGCTGGCGGAGCCGGAGGTGGTGGAAAAGCTCATCACCGGGCGGCGCGGTCGGCCGGAGGACGACGGGGCGTACGAGTAG
- a CDS encoding GNAT family N-acetyltransferase, with product MTHRLARPDDLDALRALADAAIAQLQTPFLDARQVAASTVLMGIDTLLIEDGTYVVVEIDGALAGCGGWSRRATLYGGDASPGRSPALLDPDRDAARIRAMYTHPDYTRRGVGRRILAVCEAAARAEGFRRAELMATLAGEPLYRACGYTPIEHVVDDRGGAPVPLVRMGKTLTDAPAD from the coding sequence ATGACGCATCGCCTCGCTCGCCCCGACGACCTCGACGCCCTCCGCGCGCTCGCCGATGCGGCCATCGCCCAACTCCAGACGCCATTCCTCGACGCCCGACAGGTCGCGGCGAGCACGGTCCTCATGGGCATCGACACGCTGCTGATCGAGGACGGCACGTACGTCGTGGTGGAGATCGACGGGGCGCTGGCGGGCTGCGGCGGGTGGAGCCGCCGGGCGACGCTCTACGGCGGCGACGCCTCGCCGGGCCGGAGCCCCGCACTCCTTGACCCGGACAGGGACGCCGCGCGCATCCGCGCCATGTACACGCACCCGGACTACACGCGACGCGGGGTCGGACGGCGCATCCTCGCCGTGTGCGAGGCCGCCGCCCGTGCCGAGGGCTTCCGCCGCGCCGAGCTGATGGCGACGCTCGCGGGCGAGCCGCTCTACCGCGCCTGCGGCTACACCCCCATCGAGCACGTCGTCGACGACCGGGGCGGGGCCCCCGTCCCGCTCGTCCGCATGGGCAAGACGCTGACTGACGCACCCGCCGACTGA
- a CDS encoding sodium:solute symporter family protein, which yields MGIQEWTWVTVGMTFAAYLYIGVRSRVGTTSGFYVAGQGVPAIANGAATAADWMSAASFISMAGIIAFQGFDGSVYLMGWTGGYVLLALLIAPFLRTFGQYTVPDFVAERFDSKTARLVAAVAAIFVSFTYVAGQMAGVGVAFSRFLEVPFEVGVGIGMAIVAFFAVLGGMKGITYTQVAQYCVLIVAYTIPAVAIALLLFGNPIPQIAIGEALPLLDGLQADLGLDPYSSPFVNTDMLNVICITLCLMVGTAGLPHVIVRFYTVKNARAARWSGFWALLFIAILYTTAPAIAIFAKTAILQQYVDLGPTAFLAQPWVQSWAATGLIDTQAIGASGGDVTAFLGAINRDIIVLATPEIAGLGAFIVALVAAGGLAAALSTASGLLLVISSSLAHDIYGKLINPDADDAQRLKVGRWMILVAVVFAGVLGIYPLGFVAEVVAFAFGLAAASFFPTIVLGIFWRRANRQGAIAGMSVGLAFTFTMIVLMRASVIAPDLFPEPIIESFLGIKAQGIGVVGMLLNFALTIGVSLATPPPPPHVQRLVDRIRTPYRDAAPNA from the coding sequence ATGGGAATCCAAGAGTGGACCTGGGTGACCGTCGGCATGACGTTCGCCGCGTACCTGTACATCGGCGTCCGCTCCCGCGTCGGCACCACGAGCGGGTTCTACGTCGCCGGGCAGGGCGTGCCCGCGATCGCGAACGGCGCCGCCACCGCGGCCGACTGGATGAGCGCGGCGTCGTTCATCTCGATGGCCGGCATCATCGCCTTCCAGGGCTTCGACGGGAGCGTCTACCTGATGGGCTGGACGGGCGGCTACGTGCTGCTGGCGCTCCTGATCGCGCCGTTCCTGCGGACGTTCGGCCAGTACACCGTGCCGGACTTCGTGGCCGAGCGGTTCGACTCCAAGACGGCGCGGCTGGTGGCGGCCGTCGCGGCCATCTTCGTGTCGTTCACCTACGTCGCCGGGCAGATGGCGGGCGTCGGCGTGGCCTTCAGCCGGTTTCTGGAGGTGCCGTTCGAGGTCGGCGTGGGGATCGGGATGGCCATCGTGGCCTTCTTCGCCGTCCTCGGTGGGATGAAGGGGATCACCTACACCCAGGTGGCCCAGTACTGCGTGCTGATCGTGGCCTACACAATCCCGGCCGTCGCCATCGCGCTGCTGCTGTTCGGCAACCCGATCCCCCAGATCGCCATCGGCGAGGCGCTGCCGCTGCTGGACGGGTTGCAGGCGGACCTAGGGCTCGACCCGTACTCCAGCCCGTTCGTCAACACGGACATGCTGAACGTGATCTGCATCACGCTCTGCCTGATGGTCGGCACGGCGGGGCTGCCCCACGTGATCGTCCGCTTCTACACCGTCAAGAACGCCCGCGCGGCGCGGTGGTCCGGCTTCTGGGCGCTGCTGTTCATCGCGATCCTCTACACGACCGCGCCGGCCATCGCCATCTTCGCCAAGACGGCCATCCTGCAGCAGTACGTGGACCTGGGGCCGACGGCGTTCCTGGCGCAGCCGTGGGTCCAGAGCTGGGCCGCGACGGGTCTGATCGACACGCAGGCGATCGGGGCCAGCGGGGGCGATGTGACGGCGTTCCTGGGCGCCATCAACCGCGACATCATCGTGCTGGCGACGCCCGAGATCGCCGGCCTCGGCGCCTTCATCGTGGCCCTGGTGGCGGCGGGCGGGCTCGCGGCGGCGCTGTCGACGGCGTCCGGCCTGCTGCTCGTCATCTCGTCGAGCCTGGCGCACGACATCTACGGCAAGCTCATCAACCCCGACGCCGACGACGCGCAGCGGCTCAAGGTGGGCCGCTGGATGATCCTGGTCGCGGTCGTGTTCGCGGGTGTGCTGGGGATCTACCCGCTCGGGTTCGTCGCCGAGGTGGTCGCGTTTGCGTTCGGGCTGGCGGCGGCGAGCTTCTTCCCGACCATCGTGCTGGGCATCTTCTGGCGCCGCGCCAACCGCCAGGGTGCCATCGCCGGGATGTCGGTCGGCCTGGCGTTCACGTTCACGATGATCGTGCTGATGCGGGCGAGCGTGATCGCGCCGGACCTCTTCCCGGAGCCCATCATCGAGTCGTTCCTCGGCATCAAGGCCCAGGGCATCGGCGTCGTCGGGATGCTGCTCAATTTCGCCCTCACCATCGGCGTGAGCCTGGCGACGCCCCCGCCGCCGCCGCACGTCCAGCGGCTGGTCGACCGCATCCGGACGCCCTACCGGGACGCCGCGCCCAACGCCTAG
- a CDS encoding cupin domain-containing protein, with translation MLDSRHLLWTLSLLVTGCASTSAPPPTATRASSTVSVAPMSQRSAIVSQADARRDDADWGAFYTYFEGGSYGARDALAGVAVIDPGQEIHPPHEHAEEEYLMVLEGTGTWHLNGETRAAEAGDLLYAAPWDVHGITNTGTEPLRFVVWKWGAPGVAAPERPE, from the coding sequence ATGCTCGACTCCCGCCACCTCCTCTGGACGCTCTCCCTGCTCGTCACGGGCTGCGCGAGCACGTCCGCCCCGCCGCCGACCGCAACGCGCGCCTCCTCTACCGTGTCCGTCGCACCGATGTCCCAGCGCTCGGCCATCGTCTCGCAGGCCGATGCCCGCCGCGACGACGCGGACTGGGGCGCGTTCTACACGTACTTCGAAGGCGGGAGCTATGGCGCGCGGGACGCGCTGGCGGGCGTCGCCGTGATCGACCCGGGCCAAGAGATCCACCCGCCCCACGAGCATGCCGAGGAGGAGTACCTGATGGTGCTGGAGGGCACGGGCACCTGGCACCTCAACGGCGAAACCCGCGCCGCGGAGGCGGGCGACCTGCTCTACGCCGCGCCGTGGGACGTGCACGGCATCACCAACACGGGCACGGAGCCGCTCCGGTTCGTCGTCTGGAAGTGGGGCGCTCCGGGTGTCGCGGCACCCGAGCGACCGGAGTAG
- a CDS encoding DUF4212 domain-containing protein: protein MSPEHHWRAQVRRIAILLAVWAVVAFGLSIVGAEALNQISFGGVPLGFWMAQQGSIFVFVALIWIYAWTTDRADARAGLVEDDTPPPADH from the coding sequence ATGAGTCCCGAGCACCACTGGCGCGCCCAGGTCCGCCGCATCGCGATCCTGCTGGCCGTGTGGGCCGTCGTCGCGTTCGGCCTGTCGATCGTCGGCGCCGAGGCGCTGAACCAGATCTCGTTCGGCGGCGTGCCGCTGGGCTTCTGGATGGCCCAGCAGGGCTCCATCTTCGTGTTCGTGGCGCTCATCTGGATCTACGCCTGGACGACCGACCGCGCCGACGCCCGGGCCGGACTGGTCGAGGACGACACGCCCCCCCCCGCCGACCACTGA
- the recD gene encoding exodeoxyribonuclease V subunit alpha translates to MRRLPLSVVRDLDALAEAEAVLPIDLALARLIAGLDAEHAAPDPARQRTLALATALVSRATRDGHSGIALVDHAGETFPEEEHSRSAFRGLPEMPALDVWRGHLDASPTVGGPDAGCPLVWDGDRLALRRHWDAERRVARAVLGRLAPVTEAPSEAARAAFGRLFPPRADGRLDRQALAAAAALRQRVLFVAGGPGTGKTYTAARLLALVLADRPAARVALAAPTGKAASRLTDSIGSALPSLPEGLAEAVPVEAVTLHRLLGAHPERAGFRHDARSPLPHDLVLVDEGSMVDLRLFDALLAALRPDAALVVLGDPDQLPPVGVGTTFADLVSEGTGPAPTDLAAFCARLGLSGVPTSGTASALSASVVELTESRRFTAESDVGTFAVAVREGEVEASLAALRERDALALVEHEPAREALAWALPFARETVAAPTPEAALAVLDRFRLLAAVRRGPRGVEGLNAAIEQALRAERRIRWSPYGPRVYRGRPVLVTVNDPDTDLKNGDVGVCWGRGEDRVVVFAGREPVPFSRLPAHEPAWALTVHKSQGSEFEAVGVVLPEPGTRGATLVTRELLYTAATRAKASVTVFGEAAEVEHAVRESQRRTSGLAARLRAD, encoded by the coding sequence GAGCACGCCGCGCCCGACCCGGCCCGTCAGCGGACGCTGGCGCTGGCGACGGCGCTCGTCTCGCGTGCCACCCGCGACGGCCACAGTGGGATTGCCCTGGTTGACCACGCGGGTGAGACCTTCCCCGAGGAGGAGCACAGCCGGAGCGCCTTCCGCGGGCTTCCCGAGATGCCAGCGCTCGACGTGTGGCGCGGTCACCTGGACGCCAGCCCGACGGTCGGCGGACCGGATGCGGGGTGCCCCCTGGTGTGGGACGGCGACCGGCTCGCGCTGCGCCGCCACTGGGACGCCGAGCGCCGCGTCGCGCGCGCTGTCCTCGGCCGCCTCGCTCCCGTCACCGAGGCGCCGTCGGAGGCCGCCCGGGCCGCGTTCGGCCGACTCTTTCCGCCTCGGGCGGATGGCCGGCTGGACCGACAGGCCCTCGCGGCGGCGGCCGCGCTGCGCCAGCGCGTGCTGTTCGTGGCCGGAGGGCCGGGCACCGGCAAGACCTACACGGCGGCCCGGCTGCTCGCCCTCGTTCTGGCCGACCGTCCCGCCGCGCGGGTGGCGCTCGCCGCCCCGACCGGCAAGGCGGCGTCCCGGCTGACCGACAGCATCGGGAGCGCGCTCCCCAGCCTCCCCGAGGGTCTCGCCGAGGCGGTCCCGGTCGAGGCGGTCACCCTGCACCGGCTGCTGGGGGCTCACCCCGAACGCGCGGGCTTCCGCCACGACGCGCGGAGCCCGTTACCCCACGACCTCGTGCTCGTGGACGAGGGCTCGATGGTCGACCTCCGCCTGTTCGATGCTCTGCTCGCCGCCCTTCGCCCCGACGCCGCGCTCGTCGTCCTGGGCGACCCGGACCAGCTTCCGCCGGTCGGCGTCGGCACGACGTTCGCGGATCTCGTGAGCGAGGGGACGGGACCCGCGCCGACCGACCTCGCGGCGTTCTGCGCGCGGCTCGGCCTGTCGGGCGTCCCCACGTCCGGCACCGCCTCCGCGCTGTCGGCCTCGGTCGTCGAGTTGACGGAGAGCCGCCGGTTCACCGCCGAGTCCGACGTGGGCACATTCGCCGTCGCCGTCCGTGAGGGGGAGGTCGAGGCCTCGCTCGCCGCGCTGCGCGAGCGCGATGCCCTCGCCCTGGTCGAACACGAGCCGGCTCGCGAAGCCCTTGCCTGGGCGCTCCCGTTTGCCCGCGAGACAGTCGCAGCGCCGACGCCCGAGGCGGCGCTGGCGGTGCTCGACCGGTTCCGCTTGCTCGCCGCCGTCCGCCGTGGGCCGCGAGGGGTCGAAGGGCTGAACGCCGCCATCGAACAGGCCCTGCGCGCGGAGAGGCGAATCCGCTGGAGTCCCTACGGACCGCGCGTGTACCGCGGTCGTCCGGTCTTGGTCACCGTCAACGACCCCGACACCGACCTGAAGAATGGCGATGTGGGCGTGTGTTGGGGCCGGGGGGAGGACCGCGTCGTGGTCTTCGCCGGGCGCGAGCCGGTCCCGTTCTCGCGCCTTCCGGCCCACGAGCCGGCATGGGCGCTGACGGTCCACAAGAGCCAGGGCTCCGAGTTCGAGGCGGTCGGCGTGGTGCTGCCCGAGCCCGGCACGCGGGGCGCGACCCTCGTCACGCGCGAACTCCTCTACACGGCGGCGACGCGCGCGAAGGCGTCCGTCACCGTGTTCGGCGAGGCGGCCGAGGTGGAGCACGCCGTCCGCGAGAGCCAGCGTCGCACGTCGGGGCTGGCGGCACGGCTGCGGGCTGACTGA